AGGCAAGCATGCACTTTACAAAATCATTATAGTTTTGGACATTTATGTCTCAGCCTCAAATAGTTTATGCGATTGAACTTACGATTGATTCGTAAACATCGTCCCAAAATTGTGTGTTGTTTTGGTATGCTTCGTGTATTTGATGATGAACTTCTTTTTCTTTTTCAGCGTATGTTGAATCATCTTTACTAGGTAAGTCTTTACGTAATATTTCTACATGTTTTTGAACACTTATAGCTCTAGGTCCCCAAACGTGTTCTTGTTCGTGGTTTTCATTTAAAAAAACAAAAATAGGTATTGATCGAGCTGTACCGTTTGTTAAGTACTGATCGATAAGGTTTGTATCTTCATCTCGGTGAAACACTTTCACTTCAATATTGGCATAGTCAGCAATGTTTAATAATACTGGTATATTCATCATTGCATCTCCGCACCAATCTTCAGTAATGACAAGTACTTTGTAATTTTTATCTTTAATTTTATCTAAACGTTCATCATTTTTAGGTAATTGAAAAGATTGATATATATCTAATAATTGATCTTTATTTGTTGTCATTTCGTTAACGTATTCTTTAATTGGTTGCGCCTGTTCATAATATGTAACTAACTTAGTCATAGTCATAAATCCCCCTTTTATATACTCAATATTATAACAATTCTGAAATAATTCGCAAAGAACTAAACTTGAAGAAATATTTAATTAACAGCGTTATCAATTATTTTAAATGTTTTATGATCAACATCTAATTCTGCTTGTGCGCCATAAGGTATAATGCATTTTGGTTCGTTATGACCGAAACTTGCGTTATAAAAGACCGGCATATCTTCTTGGTTCCATTCTTTTAACATTTTAACCCAAACTTCTTTGTATTCTTCATAATAAACATCATCTTGTGGACGACCGATAATTACGCCATTTATTTTGTCAAAGATACCCATTGAACCGAATGCTCGGACATAGTCTTCCATTAACCATGGTGATGCATGTACTTCAGCAGTTTCGATGAACAATATTGCACCTTCGAAGACATCTTTATCAGGGAATACATCCGTAGCTTTTAATGAATGAAACAGCTCCATGCAGCCACCAATTAAATGTCCTGTTGCTTTACCTTTACCATTTAAAATTTCATATCCGTTGCTATCAAATGATTCTCGATTAATATGCTTATTTTTCTCGTCCCACTTTAAACCGTATTTTCGGATTTGTGGTGAAGCAGGCACATTACCAACAGGCCCATTTTGGAACCAAGTTTGATTAATAGATTGAACCGTGTAATCATCCATAGAAACATTTTCAGCAAAATCAGTTAAAAGTAGCGGGCCATAGAAACTTGAGATACCAGCTTGATAAAACATAAAGTGAAGGGCAGTAGTATCAGAATAACCACTAAATATTTTAGGATTATTTCTTATAATATTTAAGTCTATGTATGGCCATAACCTTACAGAATCATCACCGCCTAAAGTACAAATAATGGCTTTTACTTCTGGATCTTCAAGTGCTTGATGTAAATCATCTACACGTTTTTCTGGATGATTATATGTGAAGTCTGATCCTTTAAGTGCATGAGGCATAACTTTTACCTTTAAGCCGAATACTTCCTTTAATCGCTGAATACCAACTTCTGTTCTCCAAAGCACTTCTTCTTCACCTGCATAACCTGATGAAGGCGAAACAATTGCTACAGTGTCACCTTTAGAAAGTTTGCTTGGTTTGATTAATCTTTCCATTCCAAATACCCCCTTATTTGTATATTGGAATTAGTATAGCATACTGATATAACTTGAAATCAAATATTTCAGATGATAATATGATGTTGTTTGTAAAAAGAATGGTAATATATTAATGAAAGTAAGGTTAATATCATAATAGAAGGGGCATGTTTCATGGATAAAATAACCTTCCTTAATTACCTTGAGGATGAATTATCTCGTTTGCCTAAAGTTGAACGAGATAAAATAATGTATGAATATGAAACGAAATTTTTTGAAGCTCACAATGAAAAAGAATTAATTCATGAATTAGGTGAACCTAAAGTTATTGCTAAAAAAGTTTATGCAACAAGTGCCATTCAAGATGCAGAATTATCGCCTAATTTTAAAAATGTTTTTCAAGCGATTATGGCCACTTTAGGTTTAAGCTTTTTTAATATATTCTTTATTATCATACCGTTTTTAATCATTGCTTTTATACTGTTAATTGTTGTCGTTGTAGGTGCTTTAATGATGTTAGGACCTATAGTCAGTATTATAAATATCTTTGTGCACGGGTTCTATTGGATTGATATAACGAATATTATATTTTCAATATCATTTTTAGGTTTAGGATTAATGTTGCTTATAACCGGATTGAAATTAATAGAACTATGCTATAAAGGAATTTTGAAATATTTAAAATGGTGTGTAAAAGTCATTAGGAGGCGTGCTGAATAATGAAAAAGTTATTTTTAACAGGTTTAAGCGTCTTCTTAATATTTGGCTTAATTGGGACAATACTTTGGTTCACAGTTAATAATAAATTCGAGAAGCAAGAAACGTATGAGAAAGTTTTTAAAAATAATCAAGTAGAGCAAATCATTGTCAACGGACAAAATACAAATGTTGAAGTGAAAAAGGGGAAATATTTAGGAATCAAATACACCGGTAAGCAAGAAGTAAATGCTAGTATTGAAAATAATTTACTTCATTTTACAGAACGTGATAGTAAATATCAGTTCAATGCTAATTTTATTCCATATAGAAAAACGATTAACCATTTAGTCATTACATTACCAGAGAAAAATTATCAATCGTTTAATATTTCTACGAATACTGGAAATATCTCCATTAAAGATGTGAGCAGTAACAATAGTAATATGATTACCGATACCGGAAACATATCTTATGATAATGTTAATTTAAAACATGCTAAAGCTATCACGAGTTTAGGAAGTGTTAAAGTTAAAAATTCTAAACTCACAGAATTTAATGGGGAAATTGAAACGGGTAATATACGAATCAATAAGAGTAGTCTCATTAATAGTGAAATGATTACATCCTTAGGTGATATAAATATTAGCCAGCTGAAAAATGAATGTGATATTAAATCATCAACAGAAGATGGGAACATTTCAATTTCTTATGAACAACCACCTAAAAACACTTTGCTACAATTACAAGCCGAATCAGGCAAAACAAAAATTAAGAATAAAGCTTTTAATGGTGAAAAAGTAGGTAACGGTAAGCATGTGATTGAGAGTTATACTGATAATGGAGATATTACAATTAAATAATGTAATGAAAGAAGCAAGGACATAAATATCTAAATTGTAATGATTTTGTAAAGTGCGGACGCCCGGGGGAATAGTATGAGTGAGAGACTACAGGCTCGAGCCATACCCCCAGGCAAGCATGCACTTTCAAAATCAGAAATATAAAAATCACCCAATCCGAAAATGAATCCAACGGATTGGGTGATTTATTTTGAGAAAGGGAATGATGTACCATCTTCTTTCAAGGTGCATGTTCCTTTAGTAACTTAGATAAAAGTGGTTGCTAGAGCATTGCTCTTTATTCACTGGCAAATTCTATATCTGTATCTATTTGTCCTGATATCGTACTTAAATGTAATGACTTACCATCTAGCCAATCTTTGAAATTAAATGTATGAATTGTCCCATTTTCTCCTAGAGCAATTTTCATTTGTAATTGTTCAGGTATATAAGCAGATGTATGAATCGTACCTGACCAACTTTTAAAAAGTTTACTATAAATTTCATATTGAGGATCATTAAAATAACGAAAAGCATGTTCTAATGACATATTCTCATGAGTAATATGATCAATTCTAGAGTATCTTTCTATCGATTCTTTAATGTAGTTTCTATTCTCATGTGTTAACACTTCAAAATGATTCGTACACAAATTGTTATTTTTTGTGACGACATCTCTAGGAGTAGCTTCTACTGTTATTCTTCTATTATGCTTATCCATTAAAATGTAACTGAAAGAACTACGGTGAGGAATTTCTTTCAATAAAGCTACTGCTTCTTCAATATCTTTACACGTTTCTAATATAAGCCTTCCAATCATATAACATACAAAGCCGTCTCCAGGTTTTTTTCTATGCATAAAATTGTAACCCATGGCTAAACCATGTTCATTCATGCCATCCATTCTTCCTGTAACTCTAGATGTCGGTCCAATTTGTGCATAACCTCCATCATTTGGTTGAAACAAACTAAATCGACCGTCATAAGTGGCAGGATTATAATCATAATTTCTAACCATGTAATCATTTCCTAAAAATATAGAACAACCACTATCTTTAGCATACACTCTGTAATGACCGTAATTTAATAAGATTCTTTCGAGCGGAAACTTTAATGTATCTTGTATCCCCATAAGTTCGTCCCAAATTTGAGGTGCGAATTTTTGATAAATCTTCTTCGTTTCTTCTATATCTATATCAAAACGAGGTCTTCTAATTTTCCATTCGTTTTCTCTATTCTCTAACATTTTAGTAGATTGTAACCATTTAGCTTGGGCAACGCCATAGTCATAATGATTTCCTCTAAATTCAAATGTCTGCATATCAACTTGTTGCAACGTTATCACTCCTAATATACTTATTTTGATTGAAAAATGACATTTTGTCACGTATATTATATTAAGAATATTAAGATAGGAAATATGATGTTAAACAGATTGTAATAATGCCTTAACCTATGTAATTTTTTACCATGTTATATTTAGTTTACCGATTATCTCACGCAAAATGTGAGAAGGGGGTATGTATAATGTGGAATCAAGGATATATTTACATGAAAAAAATTTGGCAAGAGTGGTATCGAAGATAAATTAATGTAATAAATTGCGCTCATAAAACATCTAGAATATATATTTTTGAAATAAAAAGAGCATCATACCCGTTAATAGGTGTGATGCTCTTCTTATTTATACTTGATCTGTTGCAGTTGAATAATGATGTTTACGTTTCGTTCGCTTTGTTTGGTTTGACCATATAATTGCGATAGTAGGTCCAGTTAGTAAATGGATAAAGCTAAATATAGCACCTGGAACGGCTGACAATGGATTAAAGTGGGCAGTAGCAAGAGAAACTGCAAGTCCAGAGTTCTGCATTCCGACTTCTATTGAAATTGCGCGTTTATCAGGTCTATTTAATTTAAATATTTTGGCTAATAAATATCCGATTGTTAAACCACTTATATTATGCAGTAAGACGACACCAAACATAATCAATCCTGTTTCAATAATTTGGACTTTGTTTCCAGCTACTACACTAGAAAGTATTAATGAAATTGAAACTACTGAAATAATAGGTAGTATGTCTACCGATTTTTCAGCAACAGGTTTGAAAAATCTTTGAACGATAAAACCTAAAATAATAGGGATCAGTACGACTTGTACGACTGATATAAACATTGAAGCAAATGATACTTGTAACCACTCTCTAGCAAATAAATATATTAAGCTAGGTGTCACAATTGGTGCTAATAATGTAGATACGGTTGTAATAGAGACTGACAATGCCGTATTGGCTTTAGCTAGGTAACTGATAACGTTAGAAGCAGTACCACCAGGGCAACAACCAACTAAAATTACGCCTAATGCGATATCCGGGCTTAAATTAAATCCTTTTGCTATTAAATATGCCGTTATAGGCATAATCGTATATTGCAGTATCACACCAATCAAAACACTTTTAGGTGATTTAAATACTTCTTTAAAATCATTTGTAGAAATGGTCATGCCCATACCAAACATTACAATTCCTAATAAATAAGGAATATAAGGTGCTACTTGAGCAATGATATTTGGAAAGCTAAATCCTAATATGGCTGCTACTAGCATCCAAAGGACAAATGTTTTATTAATGAATTGACTGAATTTCTTTATATTACTCATATATGCACCTTCCAATAGTATAATAATCTGAATATTAACAATAATACAAAAAGTTTTCAATAGCTTTATCAAAATAATTGTTTGTTTAACTTTTTAAAAAAGAATTGATACATTTAATGAGTTATTTTATACTATATAAAGAACACAAATAACGATATATCTTATAGAATGAGCGTAATATCTTTTATGTATTTTGAATATTATGTTATGATATAAGAGGTAGAAAATGATGATAGAGGTGACTTCAATGGATTGTATTAAAGGGATTTTCAAATTCTTTTTCATCTTAATTGCTATAACAACAGTTGCTGTTGGGGCAGGTATTGCTGTCTTAGCATTTGTATTTAAAAAAGATTTTGAAGAATTAGAACAAAAGACTAAAGAAATTGTATCTGAAATCGAATCTAATAATTAAAATAAAGGAGCAATCACTATTTTTATGTGATTGCTCCCTTTTTTTAAAAAATATTAGGAGGTTATTTATTTTGCATTATGAAAGCAATGTGTTAATATCTCCGAGGTTAGATTACGATAAGACCAATCAATTAGAGAAGTTATCACTAAGGTTAAAGGTGCCTAGTGATAGAGAGCTTCATGCATTAATTGAAGCAATAGAATATGATCAGCCATTTTTAAAATCTATAACAATTGGAACGAGCAATGAAGAAGAAATGATTAACACTGCATTTCATTTAAAGACTTTGATAGAACATACTTGGTACGAGTATAAGCATTCAGATGTGTATGTTAATGTTGTCGTATGGAAGAATAATGTAGGCTCTACTAAAAAATATGTTGAAAAGTTTATAGCAGATTCTCCCGATGTTTGGATTACTCTTGGATCTCAAATAGGATTTAGTAACATTCTCAAACGATTATTTCGACTGGAAGTGTGGGACTCGAGGAAAACTTATTGTTTAAACTCATTGCTATCCCAGGCAATGATTGATATAGTTGGCCACAAATATTTCGAGGGGCTAAATGGTATTAGTTACCATGGGGAAATTCTAAAAGTTAAGAAAGGTATAATCGTTTCAAATGTTAATTATGATTCTGAGACTTCTTTTTCCTAATTATAAAAAATATCAATGAAGTGATACATATGAGTAATGCACTCATAATATATGTGAAGTAATGTGAGGATGTTTGTCCAGTTTCAGGAAGAGATTTTGTTTCTGAGCTGGGCTTTTTTTCTTTATTATTATTTTGAATAGAATGGTTGGAATCAGGAACTAAGAAATCTTTAACTACTGATATTTGATAAGTCTGTGAATTATTTTGATTACTATTTATGTTATTAGAATTATTTAGAGTATTAGCTTGGGTTTGTTGATTCTGTTGGTTATTGTCTAATTGTGTGTGTTGCATAGAATCTTGTATAAAAGGTGAGACTGATTTGTTGTCGGAATTAAATGTGTAATATTTATCCTCTCCTATTGAAATAGTTGAATGAGTGTCTATTCCATTAATAGTTACATTGAATTTAGTATCTTTAGGAATATTTGAAGGAATGTTGATTGTAGTTGTACCATCATTGTTAGTTTTACCAATAAATTCTTGGTTCTGTGCTAACAGTTTAACTTCTATGTTACTTAAAGGTTGATAAGTTTTGGAAAGTACATCGATCGTGATACTCTGATTATTTATAGTAGGTGTATTACGAAGTTGGTTATCAGAAGAAGTTAATTGATATAACTTATTAGGCTCAACAGTAAAAGTCTGTTGATTTGAAGTAGTTAAAGTGTATTGCGTTTTAATATTCTTGCTTGGTATTTCAATAAAAGCTAACCCATCTGACCTAGTTGTTAAATATTTAACTTCATTATCTAACTGAAGTTGAAACGTTTCGTTAGGTATAGGTATGTTGCTTGCAGTAAAAAATTGAAAACCAATGGGTATTGTATTATTACTTGCGTATATATTGTTAGGCGCATTGAGTGTCGTAGCTACAAGACAAACAATACTATAAAAGAAGAATGAAAAAATCTTCATTATGTCCTCCTTTCTCGTTATTACCAACGATCATTGGGTAAATATATTATGCCATAACTCCCCTTAATATTCCAGTAATATTTTATACTTTTTTTATAAGATTTTAATTTTAACTAAAACCTACCTATATAAATGCAGTCTAAAATTTTTTTGATATGAATAGCAGCTGTTTTGAATGGCTCAAATAAAAAGCATAATCTAAAAGGGGAGTCACATATTAAATGTGCAAGTTGTAATCAAGAAATACTTTAAATCATAAGTAACATAGAAAAACAGAGAGAACTTTTATATCATAAAAGTTCTCTCTGCTTTTTATTCAATATTAAATCTTTTTAATATTTCTAACTGACGCATAACAGTGTTCACCGTTATTAAAATGAACTGTTCGATCTTTCGTATCAATGTTATTCACATTATTACGATTAATAACATAACTATTATGACATCTGAAAAATCTATCATCCAAATTAGATAAATTTTTCAAACTACCATAAAATTCAATTTGCCTATTGTCAAGATGGGCGATTAGTCTATGTGATTTTGAAGATGATTCAAAAAACATCACATCGTCGTATTGCACATATACTGAATTACTGCCTCTTGTTAATTCTATCTTCTCGACGTTAGTATTTTTAGATAACATACCAAGTCGAATATAAGCAGTGTCTAAACAATCTAATACTCGCATCTTTAATTGATCTGGATCATCTTTAAAAATAAAATCCATTGCTGCAACTTTATAAACGAAAGTTAAATATGTTAGTTCACTATGACTTGTAACAAAAATGATATTACCAATAGGGTCATATTTACGTATTTCACTTGCTAACGTAATACCATTTATATCTGCATCTAATTGAATGTCTAAAAAGTAACATCCTATATCGTTTGCTGTTTTGACATGATCTAATAATTCATATGGATCATTCGTAGCAAGTTCAATCGACATTTCTTTTTCTTCGATCATAATATAATTATTTATAATCTTTTGCATCCGCTCTAGTTGTTTAGGGTCATCTTCACAAATGATGATTTTCATCGAATCACTTCCTCAGTACGATCATTAGTGCGATCATTTAAAATTTCAAGCTTTTGAATAAAGTATTGATCATTAATAAATGTGTCTAAGAAAACATGATCAGTTTTCTCAGTGATTTCTTTCAATGTCGTTAAACCAATACCACGTTTACGACCTTTAGTAGAATAATGGTTTTCAAATAACTTATGTACTTTTGGAGTATCTTTAGAACATTTATTCATGAACACAAGTAGTACTGACTCATCATTTTTAATAAAAGCAATTTGAATTGTAGGGTTGTCTACAAACTCAGAAGCTTCAATCGCATTATCCATAATAATTCCAATACAACGACTCAGTTCAACAATGTTCATATTTATATGATCAATCTGTTCAGTAACCTCAATACTAATATTGATATTCTGTTCTTGAGATTGAATAATTTTCGTAGTTAATAAACCTTTAATTTCTCTCACATGTAAATTTTGAAGACCATTAATTTTAATCGCGTTTAATTTCATATCATCATGTAGGTGGGCGATATTTTGATCAAAATATGTTCTTAGTCCATTCATGTCATCTTCTCTTATATACTCAGATAAAGTCGCTAAAATATTTACATAATCATGACGAAACTTACGCATTTCATTGTTGATTCTTTCAATCTGCAAAGTGTATTTATAATATTGATTAATTTCCTTTTTAGTGCGTTGCAATGCCATTTCACGAATAACCGTAATGGAAATTAAAATGATAAAAATAGCAGCGACACTAACATAAATCACATAAAATAATGTCTGAAATTCAAACTCTTTTTCAGTATTATATGATTTAGGCATGTAAACATAAAAGACCATAAATGAAACTGCTAAAAATGCAGCTAATAAAAGTAAATAAATACGGTTATTATATAAATAACTGAGTTTAAGTCTATTCATCAATAGTCTTATCAAAACAGCTAAAGTTATAGATATTAATATATGCATAATACTATAACTTATAAAAAATGGTATGTAATTATCTTTACCATTTAAGATAAAATTCGTTATTAATATAGATGAGTAATCAGATACGACTGAAATAATAATAACTATTAAAGTATTAATTACACCGAGTAGTTTAAATTTTCTATAAAAGAACACAAAATAAAAAAGACAAACATATAGAATGGATCCAACACCAAATATATAATAAAAAGTAAGTGAAGGGATTATGAAGCCTATAATTAAGGCACCATAATCCCTTTTGTTGTATCGATAATTTTGTGTTATAGCTAGTAATATAGTAAATAATAATACTTGTAATAATCCAAAAGGTAAAGATTCTAAATTAGAAAGCGAGTCCATATATTACACTTCCTTAATGACAACTTATTGTTTTTCTTTTAATAGTTCTGCTGGTACTTCTGTTTCATCTAAAAATGCTGTACAACCTCTAATTACCGCTTTTTCACCGAATGATGAAAGAAAATTTGATGCTGATTTTGAGAATAAAGTAGCTAATAAATTCATGATATTGTTTCCTCCTCTTTGTAAAATATAGGTAATAGTGATACTGCTTCGAAGACCAATCCTAAGCATACTAATTGTTGATAAGGTTCTTTAATGAATAAAGAAATGATTATCAATATTGTAGCGGCTATGATTGATCTAAGTTTAAGACCTTTTCGCCACTTGCCTAATATTGGGTGTTTCTTTGTTTGCATTGGTGCGTACTTTATTATTATGAGATAACCGAGTATCGCAATCGCTAGAAATGGCCAATACGATATGTTGGTATTAACGATAATAAGTGGTGCGACCACAAACATTATTAGGCTTTGTATGGTGCATAAAAATGTGGACTTTGCATGCGCACCAAACGCAAAATATCTAATGGCAAAATAACTAAGATGTACAATAAGTGTGTATAAAAATATATGGGATAGAAGGGCAGCGCCATAAATGACTACAGTCTTCATAATATTTCCTACAATTACTTCTAGTCCATACTTTACCTTTAAATAACTAACATGATCTAGGTTATTTGTATTTTGAAGACTTAATGCAATCTTATCGATTTGTGTTTGAACAGGTTGATACATAGCGCCCCCTCCTTAAGTATAATTATAGAACAAATTGATTAGCATTTTACTTCTTTTGCCCAACTGTATTATTTTCATGCCTAACTGTTGAGATTTCTAATATATTTGTATTTTAACATAATTTCAATGCAGTTAAGAACTAAAAATAACGACTTAGGGAATATATAAATTTCATATACATATTTAATATAAGATAATTAATGACTATTTAATTATATAAATTAATTTAGAAATCGTAATTATAAAGGGGGATCCTTTATGGCAGGCGATATCGTCAATGCTATATGTGGTATTTTTCAATGGCTTGTAGAAGTTGTTAGTGGCCTATTTGATTAAATGTCGATAATTTCTACAAGTTTAGTGTATATTATAATCAATCTTTCAACGTGTACCAATAGGTATGCGTTTTTATTATAGTTATTGAGTGTTTTCATGTAGAATGATATTTAAGATAAATTTAGGGAGGAATTTAATTTTATGAAAACTAAAGGTTATATTGGAACTTATACTAAAAAGGATGGTAAAGGCATATATCGATTTGATGTTGATGAAAACGATCAAACAATCGAAAAGGTTGAAGTTGGTTACGAAGTTGAGGCATCTACATATGTTACGAATCATAATCAATTTTTATATGCTATTAAAAAAGATGGCGATGATTGTGGTGTCGCAAGTTTCTTAATTAATGAAGATGGTAGCTTAACGTTTATCAATGATTGTTTAGCTTCCCAAGAAGGTACGGGATGTCATATTTCAGTTTCTAAAGATGGTCAATTCTTATTTGAAGCTGTATATGGTGCAGGTCTTGTTAGGCTATATAAACTTGATCATGAAAATGGTGGAATAAGCGGGTTAATAGATGTTTATCGTGCTGAGGGTCACGGACCAAATGAAGCAAGACAAGAAAGTAGTCATGTTCATTTTGTACAACAGACACCAGACTTGGATTTTCTTGCAACAGTTGATTTAGGGGCAGATGCTGTAAGAACATTTAAATTTTCTGATGAAGGGTTAGAATTAGTTGAAACATTAGAAACTCAAGCAGGTAGTGGTCCGAGACATTTAGCATTTCATCCAAATGGTGATTATGCATATTTAGTAAATGAATTAAGTAATACAATCCAAGTGTTGTCTTATAAAAACGGCAAATTTGCAGAGATTAGTCCTACATTAATGACGATACATGAGGATTTTGACTTAAATTCACAAGTTGGTGCTGTCAGATTAAGTCATGACGGTCAATTTATTTATGTTTCAAATAGAGGTCATAATAGTATTGCGGTATATAAAATTTTAGGTGACGGTGCTCTTATTGAAACGGTCGAAATTATTACAAGCGGTGGAACTTGGCCGAGAGACTTTAATATCACACCAAGTGATTCATTCTTAGTTGTAGCACATGAACATTCATATAATTTAGTTTTATTTAGTAGAAACAAAGAAACAGGTAAATTAACAGAGATAGAAAATGAACAAAAAGCTGCAGAAGGCGTTTGTGTTCAATTTATTTAATGGTAGGTGAATAGCTTTGAAAATCGCACTATATCAAATGCATGTAATACCCGGCAAACCAGAAGAAAATATGCGAAAAATTAGTCAATGGTTTGACCAACTTAGCGAAGAAATAGACATAGCAGTGCTACCCGAGATGTGGAATACATCATATCGTTTAAGTGATTTAAACCAACTTGCTGATGAAGAGGGTAATGTTATTATTCCTTTTTTAAAAAAGAAAGCTAAAGCGTTGAATAAGCACATTATAGCTGGATCTATCGCTTATAAAAAAGGTGACGAAATTTATAATAGAGCGCTTGTTATTAATAAAGAGGGAAATTGTATTAACACTTATGATAAAGCTCATTTAGTACCGATGTTGAATGAACATCATTTTCTAACTTCGGGTGAAAAGAAATCTACTGTTTATCAGTTAGATGAAATAGAAATGGGCACAATTATATGTTATGACTTGAGATTCCCTGAATTATCACGTTCTTTA
This portion of the Mammaliicoccus vitulinus genome encodes:
- a CDS encoding DUF4097 family beta strand repeat-containing protein — protein: MKKLFLTGLSVFLIFGLIGTILWFTVNNKFEKQETYEKVFKNNQVEQIIVNGQNTNVEVKKGKYLGIKYTGKQEVNASIENNLLHFTERDSKYQFNANFIPYRKTINHLVITLPEKNYQSFNISTNTGNISIKDVSSNNSNMITDTGNISYDNVNLKHAKAITSLGSVKVKNSKLTEFNGEIETGNIRINKSSLINSEMITSLGDINISQLKNECDIKSSTEDGNISISYEQPPKNTLLQLQAESGKTKIKNKAFNGEKVGNGKHVIESYTDNGDITIK
- a CDS encoding bile acid:sodium symporter family protein — protein: MSNIKKFSQFINKTFVLWMLVAAILGFSFPNIIAQVAPYIPYLLGIVMFGMGMTISTNDFKEVFKSPKSVLIGVILQYTIMPITAYLIAKGFNLSPDIALGVILVGCCPGGTASNVISYLAKANTALSVSITTVSTLLAPIVTPSLIYLFAREWLQVSFASMFISVVQVVLIPIILGFIVQRFFKPVAEKSVDILPIISVVSISLILSSVVAGNKVQIIETGLIMFGVVLLHNISGLTIGYLLAKIFKLNRPDKRAISIEVGMQNSGLAVSLATAHFNPLSAVPGAIFSFIHLLTGPTIAIIWSNQTKRTKRKHHYSTATDQV
- a CDS encoding HAAS signaling domain-containing protein, with protein sequence MDKITFLNYLEDELSRLPKVERDKIMYEYETKFFEAHNEKELIHELGEPKVIAKKVYATSAIQDAELSPNFKNVFQAIMATLGLSFFNIFFIIIPFLIIAFILLIVVVVGALMMLGPIVSIINIFVHGFYWIDITNIIFSISFLGLGLMLLITGLKLIELCYKGILKYLKWCVKVIRRRAE
- a CDS encoding C45 family autoproteolytic acyltransferase/hydolase, which gives rise to MQQVDMQTFEFRGNHYDYGVAQAKWLQSTKMLENRENEWKIRRPRFDIDIEETKKIYQKFAPQIWDELMGIQDTLKFPLERILLNYGHYRVYAKDSGCSIFLGNDYMVRNYDYNPATYDGRFSLFQPNDGGYAQIGPTSRVTGRMDGMNEHGLAMGYNFMHRKKPGDGFVCYMIGRLILETCKDIEEAVALLKEIPHRSSFSYILMDKHNRRITVEATPRDVVTKNNNLCTNHFEVLTHENRNYIKESIERYSRIDHITHENMSLEHAFRYFNDPQYEIYSKLFKSWSGTIHTSAYIPEQLQMKIALGENGTIHTFNFKDWLDGKSLHLSTISGQIDTDIEFASE
- a CDS encoding thioredoxin family protein, with amino-acid sequence MTKLVTYYEQAQPIKEYVNEMTTNKDQLLDIYQSFQLPKNDERLDKIKDKNYKVLVITEDWCGDAMMNIPVLLNIADYANIEVKVFHRDEDTNLIDQYLTNGTARSIPIFVFLNENHEQEHVWGPRAISVQKHVEILRKDLPSKDDSTYAEKEKEVHHQIHEAYQNNTQFWDDVYESIVSSIA
- a CDS encoding S66 family peptidase, producing the protein MERLIKPSKLSKGDTVAIVSPSSGYAGEEEVLWRTEVGIQRLKEVFGLKVKVMPHALKGSDFTYNHPEKRVDDLHQALEDPEVKAIICTLGGDDSVRLWPYIDLNIIRNNPKIFSGYSDTTALHFMFYQAGISSFYGPLLLTDFAENVSMDDYTVQSINQTWFQNGPVGNVPASPQIRKYGLKWDEKNKHINRESFDSNGYEILNGKGKATGHLIGGCMELFHSLKATDVFPDKDVFEGAILFIETAEVHASPWLMEDYVRAFGSMGIFDKINGVIIGRPQDDVYYEEYKEVWVKMLKEWNQEDMPVFYNASFGHNEPKCIIPYGAQAELDVDHKTFKIIDNAVN
- a CDS encoding LPXTG cell wall anchor domain-containing protein, whose translation is MKIFSFFFYSIVCLVATTLNAPNNIYASNNTIPIGFQFFTASNIPIPNETFQLQLDNEVKYLTTRSDGLAFIEIPSKNIKTQYTLTTSNQQTFTVEPNKLYQLTSSDNQLRNTPTINNQSITIDVLSKTYQPLSNIEVKLLAQNQEFIGKTNNDGTTTINIPSNIPKDTKFNVTINGIDTHSTISIGEDKYYTFNSDNKSVSPFIQDSMQHTQLDNNQQNQQTQANTLNNSNNINSNQNNSQTYQISVVKDFLVPDSNHSIQNNNKEKKPSSETKSLPETGQTSSHYFTYIMSALLICITSLIFFIIRKKKSQNHN
- the agrA gene encoding quorum-sensing response regulator AgrA, with the translated sequence MKIIICEDDPKQLERMQKIINNYIMIEEKEMSIELATNDPYELLDHVKTANDIGCYFLDIQLDADINGITLASEIRKYDPIGNIIFVTSHSELTYLTFVYKVAAMDFIFKDDPDQLKMRVLDCLDTAYIRLGMLSKNTNVEKIELTRGSNSVYVQYDDVMFFESSSKSHRLIAHLDNRQIEFYGSLKNLSNLDDRFFRCHNSYVINRNNVNNIDTKDRTVHFNNGEHCYASVRNIKKI